The following coding sequences are from one Diadema setosum chromosome 9, eeDiaSeto1, whole genome shotgun sequence window:
- the LOC140232480 gene encoding nucleoporin SEH1-like, with product MFTAKSISAEHKDLIHDVAFDFYGQRMATCSSDQSVQVWDLGEDGEWHCTASWKTHSGSVWRVTWAHPEFGQVLASCSFDRSAGVWEERIGDSRPNERGKHHWARGAMLVDSRTSVSDVKFAPRHLGLQLATCSADGIVRIYEAPEVTNLATFNLQEEIHTKLNCSCLSWNPSRVHPPMIAVGSDSSDPSGGGKVQIYEYKESERKWLKIETLNVITQAVHDLAFAPNLGRSYHMLAIATREIRIMTLTPIRRDQSVGSTRFEIKHAAQLDFKQSQVWRVSWNVTGTILAASSDDGYVRLFKANYLDKWKCIQELKGSDTNPTAGLISNMAAVHKADHQSQQGRGMVGGVAGMQTNGFPTDHPAPMGGRSRYSFKTP from the exons gTGTGGGATCTTGGTGAGGATGGAGAATGGCACTGCACAGCAAGCTGGAAG ACACACAGTGGATCAGTGTGGCGTGTGACGTGGGCTCACCCAGAGTTTGGTCAAGTCCTAGCATCGTGTTCCTTTGACAGAAGTGCAGGGGTGTGGGAAGAGAGAA TTGGAGATTCAAGACcaaatgaaagaggaaaacaCCACTGG GCAAGAGGGGCCATGCTTGTAGACAGCAGAACATCAGTCTCAGATGTCAAGTTTGCACCCCGTCACCTTGGTCTACAGCTG GCAACCTGTTCAGCAGATGGCATAGTCAGGATATACGAAGCTCCAGAAGTCACAAATCTAGCAACATTCAATCTTCAG GAAGAAATCCACACCAAACTGAATTGTAGTTGTTTGTCATGGAATCCTTCAAG AGTCCACCCACCAATGATCGCAGTCGGAAGCGACAGCTCTGACCCCTCAGGAGGAGGCAAGGTTCAAATCTACGAGTACAAGGAGAGTGAAAG AAAATGGCTGAAGATCGAGACGCTAAATGTCATCACGCAGGCCGTCCACGATCTGGCGTTTGCTCCCAACCTGGGCCGTTCCTACCACATGCTGGCGATAGCTACCAGGGAGATACGCATCATGACCCTCACACCAATCAG GAGAGACCAGTCTGTGGGGTCAACCAGGTTTGAAATCAAGCATGCTGCCCAGCTGGATTTCAAGCAGAGTCAG GTCTGGAGAGTCAGTTGGAATGTGACAGGAACCATACTTGCAGCTTCAAGTGACGATGGCTACGTTAGATTGTTTAAAG cAAATTACCTCGACAAGTGGAAGTGCATCCAAGAGCTAAAGGGCAGTGACACAAACCCCACGGCTGGACTCATATCCAACATGGCTGCAGTGCACAAGGCTGACCACCAGTCACAGCAGGGGCGTGGCATGGTGGGCGGAGTCGCCGGCATGCAGACCAATGGATTTCCCACAGACCACCCTGCTCCGATGGGCGGACGCAgcaggtattccttcaaaaccCCGTGA